The following coding sequences are from one bacterium window:
- a CDS encoding DUF4126 domain-containing protein: MDSISTLSLMLGSAWTSGLNVYATVGFLGLFGRLDWLSLPAGLQPLEHPAVIAVALFLYVVEFVADKVPAFDTVWDSIQTFVRVPAGAVLAYAAVGEVSPELKLAAFLIGGSLAFSAHATKSSLRATANMSPEPFSNWLLSLGEDLTVFASIWFMFAHPYVMLGLLLVFLLFFLWFAPKIFRAFRWMWRKFTGLFVSAKTRTTP, translated from the coding sequence ATGGATTCGATTTCCACTCTGAGCCTGATGCTGGGCAGCGCCTGGACCAGCGGTCTCAACGTCTACGCCACCGTGGGTTTCCTGGGGCTTTTCGGGCGCTTGGATTGGCTCAGCCTGCCCGCCGGCCTCCAGCCCTTGGAGCATCCGGCGGTCATCGCGGTCGCCCTCTTCCTTTATGTCGTGGAATTCGTCGCCGACAAGGTGCCGGCCTTTGACACGGTCTGGGATTCGATTCAGACCTTCGTGCGGGTGCCGGCCGGCGCGGTCTTGGCCTATGCCGCGGTCGGCGAGGTTTCGCCGGAGCTGAAGCTGGCGGCTTTCTTGATCGGCGGCTCGCTGGCCTTCTCGGCTCACGCCACCAAATCGAGCCTGCGGGCCACGGCCAACATGAGCCCCGAGCCGTTTTCGAATTGGCTGCTTTCCTTGGGCGAGGATTTGACGGTTTTCGCCAGCATCTGGTTCATGTTCGCCCATCCCTACGTGATGCTGGGCTTGCTCTTGGTCTTTTTGCTTTTCTTTCTCTGGTTCGCGCCCAAGATCTTTCGGGCCTTCCGCTGGATGTGGCGCAAGTTCACCGGCCTCTTCGTCAGTGCCAAAACCAGAACCACTCCCTGA
- a CDS encoding macro domain-containing protein, giving the protein MKGKIHILQGDITESETDAIVNAANTDLWLGSGVAGAIRKKGGPKVQEECDEVGPIERGQAAVTGGGQLKAKYIIHAASMSFDEPTTEESLYDSVKNSLLRAAELNLLSIAFPAIGTGVADFDPQRCAEIMLSEIIRLLPEAPRLERVEIVLLDPDIYRTFQEEYQRL; this is encoded by the coding sequence GTGAAGGGCAAGATCCATATACTGCAAGGCGACATCACGGAAAGCGAAACCGATGCCATCGTCAACGCCGCCAACACCGACCTCTGGCTCGGCTCCGGCGTGGCCGGGGCGATCCGGAAAAAAGGCGGCCCCAAGGTTCAAGAAGAATGCGACGAGGTCGGCCCGATCGAGCGGGGCCAGGCCGCGGTCACCGGCGGCGGCCAGCTCAAGGCCAAATACATCATCCATGCGGCGAGCATGAGCTTCGATGAGCCGACCACCGAGGAATCGCTCTACGATTCGGTGAAGAACTCCCTGCTCCGGGCGGCCGAGCTCAACCTGCTCTCCATCGCCTTCCCGGCCATCGGCACCGGCGTCGCCGATTTCGACCCCCAACGCTGCGCCGAGATCATGCTGAGCGAGATCATCCGCCTCCTGCCGGAGGCCCCGCGGCTCGAAAGGGTCGAGATCGTCCTCCTCGATCCGGATATTTACAGAACCTTCCAAGAAGAGTACCAAAGGCTTTGA